In Miscanthus floridulus cultivar M001 chromosome 19, ASM1932011v1, whole genome shotgun sequence, the DNA window CATTTCACTAGCAGCAAAAAGAATGATGTAACTCTGAACAGATACATCTATGCATCAGGACTTTAAAAATATCATTAAAAAGAAACTGAAGCAGTTATCAATTGTTAGACAATAAAGTAAGTGGAGAATACAAATTGATCTCAAAGTTGAACATGTGTTAACTTTATTTCTGAAAGATCTATCTGAACCCAACAAATTACAATATTTTACAGATATTAACTCTAATCTATGCAGATCAAACTAATCAAGATTTCTTTCCACATATATTAACCAAATATCAGAAAGTGAAAACCATATGAAAATGACATACCAAAACACACAAGCATGGAGCCCCAGTGTGCTGGAGCTCTGTCGACATCCTCTTCCACTTGGCTAAACGACAGAAGAACAGCGCCCAAATTTCATCTGTCACTTGGAACCGGGTTCGTGCAGTGGGATCTCGTCATGGGACTCCGCGCCATTTGccactggagctgctgtagaggtGATCGCTTCGTCTTCCTTCTCCTCATCCGAATCCAGTGTGAACTGTGACATGATCGGCATCCCCTCCATCTGCACCTCCTTGCCCAGAACACTATACCCGCTCGGGGGTCGGTTTGCCCTGGATAGGACTGCCGCATAAGCGGCCGCGCCGGCAATCACAAGCAGCGCGAGGTGGCCGTTGAACTGCAGCGTGGCGACAGACCGCGCGCGGTGGTAATCCTCGTGGGTGCGGCACTTAATGGTGTAGTCGGCGCGGCTGGCGGCGTGGAGCGCACAGCCCTGTGCGATGGCGCTGGTGAAGAAGGAGAAGCCCATCTGCAGCATCCACGTGCCCTGCAGCGCCAGGCCCGCCGCGCGGGCGAGCCGCGGCGTGGCCTCCCCTGGCCGGTGCGCGGCGAGCAGCGTGGCGCCGAGGCAGAGCGCAATGGGGGCGAGGAGCAGGTCGAAGTACCGGTTCTCGATCCCGGCCGCGGTGGAGGGGCGGCGGTGCGCGAAGAGGAGCAGCTCCTGCGCGAAGGCCGCGGCGAGGAGGAGGTCGAGGAGGGGGAAGGGCagcggcgcggcgagcggcacGAAGGGCGCGAGGGAGTAGAGGAGAAAGAGGGCCGAGGCGGCGAGCGTGGGGAGCGAGAGGTGGTGCGCGGAGACGAGAGCAGAGATGAGGCAGAGGGCGGAGAGGGCCGCGGCGACGAGGTGGCGGAGGTGCAGCGGCGTGGAGAGGCGGCGCGGGAGGAACCGGAGCGGCGGGACGCGGAGGGGCAGGGACTCGAGCGCGGCGAGGGCCAGGAGGCCCAGCCCGGCGCCCGAGTAGGCGACCAGACCCGGcatggtgggaaggatgggagcTTGCTTGCCGCGCGCCGGGCCGCTTGTCGTGGTTGCTGCCGGCGCGGGCGGGTGTGCTGCGGGGCGGCGGATCTGAGCGCCGGTAGGGGAGGGTAGGCGAAGGGGGGTGGCCCGGTTGGCAGCCAGTACTTGTCTTTGGAGCAGGTTGGGCTATCGGCGATCGCATCGGGGGAGCTGCTGGCTGCGACCGACCGGCCGTCTCAGTTGACGACTTGTGCGAGTCGCTGTCGAGTGGGCCCACCCGTTAGCTGCTCGTGCTCGTCCAAGTGTCCACCTGTGGGTCCCGTGAGGAAAGACGAGACACGAGAGTCGATTCGAGCAGAAAGCATCTCTGGATAACGCGTGTGAGAAATACGTTTTCTCTGCTAAAGCACGTATCCACTTGACAAACCCCATCCAAAgccccgcggccgccgccgcgagAGATGTCGCTCTGCtattgcagcagcagcagcagcaccgccgCCGGCCGCGGCGTTCTCCTTCCCTAGCCTCCTCCTCGGGCGGCGCCACCGTCCGCGTCACCCCCTCCTCAACCGCCGGACCACTGCGACCGTCGCCTCctcctctgccgccgccgccaccacctcctccctctCGCCGCCGCAGCAGCGCCAGGTCACCGTCTTCGTGGACACTCTCCTTGAATGGAACCAGGTCAGTGACCCGAACCCCTGAGCTCCGCAGCTACCACACCTGACATCCCTAGGCACGGAACGCTTCCCACGGCGAGGCGCTGTCCCTGCGCGTGCGTCTCTCACTCTCTCGAATCTGTTCAGAGGATGAACCTCACCGCCGTCACCAACGAGGCCGAGGTCATGACGCGCCACGTGGCGGACTCCCTCGCCATGCTGCCACCGCTGGAGCGCGCGTACCGCGGCCGTTCCACCTCCGCTGGCGGCGCCATCGACGGGGTCAGCCTTATCGACGTTGGCTCCGGCGCCGGGCTCCCGGGCCTGATCCTTGCCGTTGCGCGGCCGAGTAAACACCCCTCTTTTCCAGTTAATTGGTGTTGTGATGTGGCTGGGAAAACTAGTTGTGGTTGATTTGGTTGTTGCAATCTCGATTTGTTTCCTTGGTTTCAGGCTGGAAATTTACACTGTTGGAGTCGATGCGGAAGCGATGCACCTTCTTGGAGCATGCCGTTGAAGCCATGGAATTGTCAAATGTGGACGTGGTGTGTGACCGAGCTGAGGTAAGATGGTTTTAAGGCTTAGCATATGCTATTATGCTGCCAAATATTTATGGCGTACATACCGACAGCTCATATAGACAAAAGATAAAATGCATAATTTAGAAGATATCACAATTCCATGTTTGATTGTACAACAAACATGATAAAACATGCTGCAGTACAAAATAAATTCATTGACATCACCCCAGTGTAGCAGTGCTCGTTTAACAAATAGATCATTTCATGCAATGAATATAGGACTAAAGTTTTTAAATAGATGTGTGAATTAGACTCCGCAAAGAAAACATTCAATGTTGCACATAACACAAAATCTAATTGGCCTCAAATTCTAATCAAGAAACCAAGGTAGTACTGTAGCAACCATGTCAGATCTACAGTAAGAATACCTAAAACTTCAATACATAAGGTGGGGTATCAGTCAGATTTCTTGTAGTATGAACGGGTATATTTATTCAAAATCAAAATTATGGCATCACCAAATTTATCTAGTCTGCTTTGACTTAATCAAGCAATGCTTCTCTCTTCCTTggttatatatatgaatttggaGCTATTAAAATATTGTGAAAACACAGCACATATTCCTTCTGAACCTTTTTACAGTATAAACACATGATGGTTATTGATCAAGGAACATTGCCATACAGTTGAAAGATGACAAACCATGGTCGTGAGGCTGAAGGCCAAGTTCAGTGTTAGAAGGCTAAGAAATTGAACTGGTTCCCTACAATAGTGTTGTAGCGTTCAACTGCTACGAGTGGCATCAGCCATCAGGCACACAACAAGCTTTTGATAGATAACATAGATTGTTCTGCAGCTCAAACAGAGTCCCTTCTATGCTCCTAGGATTGGGGAGTTCAGGATTGAAATAGAGCAAGGGCAGACTGGGGAAACGCTGCAAGCCACCTGCAAGACTGCAGCCTGCAGCTAGGCTTGTGACCTACTGTACTCTCTTCCGGCCATGGGTCATGGCCAGCCTCCAACGTCTGGCGGTCTAGCCTTCGCTACCCCATTGCTCAATTTGGCCATGCTGGCGCACCGCTGCTTGCCGGTCGACGCCTGTTGAtttggctgccaccagctctctGCTCGGGTTTCGCAGGGACAAGAACGAGAGGAGAGGACAAGAGACAAGGGAGAGGGCATCACTGTGGGCACATGCATGCGAGAGACTGTAGATAGGTGCAGCTGCGCAGGCGATGAAGTTTGTTGGTCTGGGAGCACTGAGAAATGTACTTGGGCCACGCCTAAAGGGGAGTACTAGAATTTTTTTGGGAAACACCTAGGACCGTGGTCCGTAGATTGCACGTTTGTTGTTTTAAGAAATCTATATCTTTTGTTGCACTACTATAGTTGTTAGGTCTTCAATTCATTTGTGCTGATTCTACTATAGTTATTACTTATTAGTCCTTGAGTAGATATGCTTCTATTTGTTTCCGGGTGAAGAGATTGATTTTCTGGAAACACTTCTTGCCTACCATGAAACTAGCCATGGCACGCTTACATTGTTGTTATGTTACCTGCAGAGGAATCTATCTGCATTATTAAAAATAACCATTTTCTTTGCGTGGCTTTATAGGACAGAAAGTTGGCCAAAGTCTTGATTTCAGAGAAAAATATGATATAGTAGCTGCAAGAGCCGTTGCTGAACTGAAAGTTCTTGGTATGCGATATTTGAATTTATATTACAAGACCTGTTTTAGCAAATTATCTAGAGTCCTCTTTTGCAGCGGAGTATTGCATCCCATTGGTTCGCATTGGTGGTTTGTTTATAGCTGCAAAAGGACATGATCCCCATGTAAGTCTTGGATTTTCTTGTCTTACTAGCTGTGATACCATTGGACACTGCAAACACTTATCCACATAGTTTCCGAAACTATATATATTGCTTGCTCGGAATTGGATTCAGCACTTTAATTTCACATCTTTTTTTTTGGTACAGGAAGAAGTAAGAAATGCAGAAGGTGCAGTACGGAAATTGGGTGGTTCCATGCTTGAGTTATGTAATGGTATTGTCTCCTGCTTTTAAGTGTGCAGAAGGATTTTGTGTTCTTGCAATTTTATTCTCTCACTTTCTCTTGTAAAAAAAGGGGCATTGGTCTTAGGGAACTGATAAAATGTGACTTGGTGTGCATGACACggttaagaaaaaaaaaacctccaTAGTCTATTTAGTGTCCACAGAAAAAAATCATAAAAGTTCAGTGTTCTACagagcaaaataaataaaaaaagtatTAGATGAATTAATAGCTCATATTGCCTATAGTGAATTCCCCTCCTTGACTATAGCTCGCTGGTGTACTTTCAACGTGATACAGTACTATTGTCTATTGCTACTTTGCATTTTTTAAGCATTTTATCATTTCATCAGTAAATTCTGGAATGAGATATCCTATGGTAGTTGAAGTCAAACACAAATGTTGACCTCATTCATGTGCTCATTATTATTGTACACCATTATTTTGCTCCAACATCATCCAGCCTTTCAGGTTGCAACAAAACATAAAGCTGGTAACATGTTAAACCTTTTTGTTCTCAGTTGAATCAATGGGACCTCATGGTCAACGAACAGCTGTTATATACATCAAAGAACATGCCACTCCAAAAAAATACCCGCGCCTTCCAGGTATTTCCATGTGCCACCATGAAAAGCATCACATTTCAGAAATTTCTGTAATCTGAAACATTCCATTGGTCCCATCCAGGTACTCCTTCTAAGATGCCATTATGAGAAGcgtgttattgttgttgttgtagaccTTTTCCATCAATTAAAGACCATAATTGTGGTTGACCGACCTAGTTCATAGGTCATCTACTGGAAGATGTCTTTGTTAGAAGGATGGGTTTCTGGACCACCTTGGAATCCAGTAGCTGTTAACATTTCTTTGTTCCAATGTGTTGCTCTCCCCCTTTTTTCACACTGTTTTCTCGGGTTGGTGTTAAGTAACCACTAAACTGAATGACGCTAAGAAGTTTTTACTGCTGCTCTTGTAACTGTCGGAACTGGAAAATTCCAGTGTTGAAATATATTGGTGATGATAGTAGGGATATATTTGTGGATAGAACGTAGCAAATGAGGTATTAAGGATTTCTATCAATCAATAAGAAGAAGAATAGTCATACGAGGACATGGAGCCGTAGCCCTTCAACTGCGACGGCTCCAAGTTGTTCTTATGCCACCACGAATGTCCCTTGTCCATATCTCAATGACTCTTTCTGGTTTCTTTCTAGTTGGACTAGGGCCCTTCAACAATTTCGTCCCTGTTACTTACAAAAAAACAATATCAAGCGCTAATTGCTACAACTCATGCACATGGGCACTATCATTGCCCTCTCCTAAACATTTTttctttgcctgtagcgctatacCAACTTGATTACTTGAGTAAGAACAACGAAGCTTCTTCACATACTTTCCCAGGAGCAAGTCCTCACAGGCCCTGTCACTAACATATTGACCATTATACACACAACAAACACGAAACTCATTCCCCAGCTTGACCCAACCAAACTCCGCACCAATCATGCTCATAGTTTTCAAGGCGTTCAGGCGTACCCAGCTCGCCTGGGAAACAGTAGCGCCTCGTGGCCTAGGCGTGGAGAAATACTGGATGAATttgttagagaaaaatactgtttcagatGAAAAAATAAGCGAATCAAGTCGAGTTTAAGGTCACGCGAACGGGCCAAAATGCTACAGAGAAGGGTTCCTGTTCTCCCATCTTTAGCCGGCTGACCAAATAGTCGTCTTTGGACGACCCGTCACCCTTCAAAAACATCGCCCAATTGTCCCGCCTCATCCATTCTTCCTCAGAgcttcttccccttctcccccGAAAGGTTGCAATGGCCAGCATCAccacctctcctctcctcctgGTCGCCGCCATGGCGGTGGCGATGCTTGTCGTCGCACCAGTTTCGTCGGCCGACTTGCCATCTGGTTTTGCTTCCATCGCGTCCAAGATCCCAAACCCTTGGTCGGCGTTCCAGAACCTCACCGGTTGCCACTTCGGCGAGCAGCAGCGGGGCCTCGCCAAGGTCAAGGACTACCTCTCCCACTTCGGCTACCTCCCCGAGTCGTCCGGGTTCAACGACATCTTCGACGCCGACCTGGAGGAAGCCATCAAGGTGTACCAGCGCAACTTCGGCCTCGACGTCACCGGAACAATGGACGCGTCCACGGTGGCCCAGATGATGGCTCCGCGGTGCGGCGT includes these proteins:
- the LOC136527885 gene encoding uncharacterized protein, which codes for MPGLVAYSGAGLGLLALAALESLPLRVPPLRFLPRRLSTPLHLRHLVAAALSALCLISALVSAHHLSLPTLAASALFLLYSLAPFVPLAAPLPFPLLDLLLAAAFAQELLLFAHRRPSTAAGIENRYFDLLLAPIALCLGATLLAAHRPGEATPRLARAAGLALQGTWMLQMGFSFFTSAIAQGCALHAASRADYTIKCRTHEDYHRARSVATLQFNGHLALLVIAGAAAYAAVLSRANRPPSGYSVLGKEVQMEGMPIMSQFTLDSDEEKEDEAITSTAAPVANGAESHDEIPLHEPGSK